A window of Spirochaeta isovalerica contains these coding sequences:
- a CDS encoding NAD(P)H-hydrate dehydratase: MKIVTVSQAAAMDSKAEGEYALPQLILMENAAGAACRLIRQKLVIEETNFLVLCGSGNNGGDGLALARLLYSAGGAPLVLMTSSPEKLSGPARQNYEILKNYPIEILLQFSEERLRKELEETDVVIDALLGTGLSREIGGSLARYIELINESEKKVFSIDIPTGINGDTGQVMGSAIQAAHTISFGALKPGNFLYPGYGFNGEVSLSRISLPPEIYDSGEFSIELNDYPPLPVREETGHKKSFGNILTISGAANYFGAPVFAAAGVLKSGGGFSRLASPASIIPYLAAQLPEAVFLPMEETDQRSISPSNLNILLKEADKSDGVVIGPGMSLNSRTAELICSFIRAFEGFTVVDGDALSAVAGKYHLFENRRGATVLTPHTGEMARLCATTVEEIRKDPVKIVRRCAGDYHAIAVLKGPHSLIGFPDGRVIINTSGNSGLGTAGSGDILAGMIAGLFGAGLDGEDAVKAGVFLHGFAGDIAADKLGKDSLTARDILEAVPPAVKRYRENYDASIGFYRDLVSEV; this comes from the coding sequence ATGAAAATAGTAACCGTATCCCAGGCTGCGGCAATGGACAGTAAAGCCGAGGGAGAATATGCTCTGCCTCAGCTTATTTTGATGGAAAATGCCGCCGGCGCCGCCTGCAGGCTCATTCGTCAGAAGTTGGTTATAGAGGAAACAAACTTTCTCGTTCTCTGCGGTTCGGGCAACAACGGCGGAGACGGGCTGGCTTTGGCAAGGCTGCTCTATTCAGCCGGAGGAGCACCTCTCGTTTTAATGACTTCTTCTCCGGAAAAGCTGTCCGGTCCGGCACGGCAAAACTACGAGATTCTGAAAAACTATCCCATTGAAATCCTGCTTCAGTTCAGCGAAGAGCGACTCCGCAAAGAACTGGAAGAAACCGACGTTGTAATCGATGCCCTTCTGGGAACAGGTTTGAGCCGTGAAATCGGCGGCTCTCTGGCCCGATACATAGAGCTAATTAACGAATCGGAAAAAAAGGTTTTTTCCATTGATATACCAACAGGAATAAACGGCGATACGGGTCAGGTCATGGGTTCGGCCATTCAGGCGGCTCATACAATTTCCTTCGGCGCTCTGAAACCGGGTAACTTTCTCTATCCCGGTTACGGATTCAACGGGGAGGTGTCTCTATCCCGAATTTCTCTTCCTCCGGAAATCTACGATTCCGGGGAGTTCTCCATTGAGCTCAACGACTACCCTCCTCTTCCTGTCAGAGAGGAAACCGGACACAAGAAGAGCTTCGGCAATATACTGACGATTTCCGGCGCGGCGAATTATTTCGGCGCTCCGGTCTTTGCCGCGGCAGGCGTTCTTAAAAGCGGAGGGGGATTCAGCCGGCTTGCTTCTCCGGCATCCATCATCCCCTATCTGGCCGCTCAGCTTCCCGAAGCCGTTTTTCTCCCGATGGAGGAAACCGATCAGAGAAGCATTTCCCCTTCAAACCTGAATATTCTTCTGAAAGAGGCCGATAAATCTGACGGCGTTGTAATAGGCCCGGGAATGTCCCTCAACAGCCGGACAGCCGAACTGATATGCAGCTTTATTCGAGCCTTTGAAGGTTTTACTGTGGTTGATGGAGACGCCTTAAGTGCCGTTGCGGGAAAATATCACCTTTTTGAAAACAGAAGGGGCGCGACCGTTCTGACTCCTCATACCGGAGAAATGGCCCGGCTTTGCGCAACCACCGTCGAGGAAATCCGGAAGGATCCTGTAAAAATCGTCAGACGATGCGCCGGGGACTACCATGCGATTGCGGTTTTGAAAGGCCCGCACAGCCTGATCGGGTTCCCCGATGGCCGGGTCATTATCAATACTTCGGGCAATTCGGGCTTGGGAACCGCCGGCTCCGGTGATATTCTGGCAGGGATGATTGCGGGACTTTTTGGTGCGGGGCTTGACGGCGAAGACGCAGTCAAAGCAGGAGTTTTCCTCCATGGCTTTGCAGGAGATATCGCCGCAGATAAACTGGGCAAAGACAGCCTTACGGCCAGAGATATTCTCGAAGCTGTTCCCCCGGCTGTCAAGCGATACCGGGAAAATTATGACGCTTCGATCGGATTTTACCGCGATTTAGTCAGCGAAGTATAG
- a CDS encoding class I SAM-dependent methyltransferase: MTEEKLKKFAKHLKKKHNDLRIWAQTLGIEAYRIYNRDIGDIPLAIDFYGKYLHVTLFESNNKDTFSPEEMDLLVETAGKNLYVPEERILVKTRELLTGGKQYEKYKAENITDNIREYGLTFKVNLSDYIDTGLFLDHRDTRQLVRENASGRRVLNLFAYTGSFSVYAAAGGAASTTSVDLSNVYLNWARENMALNNFTAASHKYENSDVFTFLEEARKKKESWDLIILDPPTFSNSRKMKKVLDIQKDHLAMINSCLSLLSKNGILIFSTNYTKFRIDPAVRENGFVHNVSEETIPEDFKGSKIHKCWIIEKRK; encoded by the coding sequence ATGACTGAAGAAAAATTGAAGAAATTTGCAAAACACCTGAAAAAGAAACACAACGATTTGAGAATCTGGGCTCAGACTCTCGGCATAGAAGCCTATCGCATCTATAACCGCGATATTGGCGATATCCCGCTGGCTATAGATTTTTACGGAAAATATCTCCATGTGACGCTTTTCGAATCGAATAATAAAGACACGTTCTCTCCCGAGGAGATGGACCTGCTTGTGGAAACGGCAGGAAAAAATCTCTATGTTCCCGAAGAACGGATCCTGGTCAAAACCAGAGAGCTTCTTACCGGTGGAAAGCAGTATGAGAAATACAAAGCGGAAAATATAACAGATAATATCCGAGAATACGGATTGACGTTCAAAGTCAACCTTTCTGATTATATAGATACGGGACTGTTTCTGGATCACCGGGACACGAGACAGCTCGTCAGGGAGAATGCTTCGGGAAGACGAGTTCTCAACCTTTTCGCCTATACAGGTTCCTTTTCTGTTTACGCAGCCGCGGGCGGGGCGGCATCGACCACCTCAGTCGATCTGTCAAATGTCTATCTCAACTGGGCCAGAGAGAATATGGCGCTTAACAACTTTACAGCTGCGTCACATAAATATGAGAACAGCGATGTATTTACTTTTCTCGAAGAAGCGAGAAAGAAAAAGGAGAGTTGGGATCTCATCATTCTCGATCCCCCTACTTTTTCCAACAGCCGGAAAATGAAGAAGGTTCTGGATATTCAAAAAGACCATTTAGCAATGATCAACAGCTGTCTCTCTCTGCTGTCTAAAAACGGAATTCTTATTTTTTCCACCAACTATACAAAATTCCGGATCGACCCCGCTGTCAGAGAAAACGGTTTTGTACATAATGTCAGCGAAGAGACCATACCGGAAGATTTCAAAGGAAGTAAGATCCACAAATGCTGGATTATTGAGAAAAGGAAATAA
- the pheT gene encoding phenylalanine--tRNA ligase subunit beta: MIISIDWIKDFVNIPDMSPDELAVKFTLATCEVEEVLMTGELLNNVTVAEITEVNPHPDSEHLHLVKFETGKGIREVVCGAPNVAPGKKVPFAPIGTTFPGGFTLTPKKIRGVMSEGMLCSETELSIGSDDSGLAELPEDAVIGETMLDHLGRRRDILLDIDNKSLTHRPDLWGHYGMAREFAAVFGQDLKKPYGEAWEKELTSKFTEENSPVTIEVDADSACLGFSGIAVDGVTVQDSPRWMKDRLEACGLRAINNIVDISNYVMLELGHPLHMFDRDTIKGGKIIVRRAGDRDKTFTTLDEVERELNPADTLVCDTEGPSSIAGIMGGLDSGVKETTSRIFIEVANWVDSEVRMTSSRLGLRTDASQRYEKCLDTRQVKQTLLRTLDLVLQLCPEAKVVGGIVSDGNKEEKAPLVLEMTPEHICRVLGKELETGKIVLILESLDFSVEMKGELLSITVPSYRATKDIECDADIIEEVGRIIGYDNIVPVSPLNTISAVRLSNAKKMARNIQDFLVLRARAHEVLTYPMVGAKLLEKSSWHQMNEELILANAMSPESDRMRPSLVPSLLQAAALNQKTNSSFRLFEIGRSYLPDEKKFSTERNQVGLVWFSKKESPFMDLLNNLEDMFAFLNLKVKMSRPDYRAVNPYVDPEWKGLHPNETLNFQVMGKVSGFITSVHPVVCRDFKIKGNLVIAVLDLADFEEKQIKDKTGYKPLSRFPSSIFDCTVVADEKEPVASIVSVLNKLKLKELDSVRVVDIYKMDNGTKAVTIRTTFTDREKTLSGEFISSAEQSVMETLEKGGFPLKQ, translated from the coding sequence ATGATTATATCAATAGACTGGATCAAAGATTTTGTTAACATCCCCGATATGTCGCCCGATGAGCTGGCTGTCAAATTCACTCTGGCCACCTGTGAGGTGGAAGAGGTTCTGATGACAGGAGAGCTTCTGAATAATGTAACAGTAGCTGAGATTACCGAAGTGAATCCCCATCCCGATTCGGAACATCTCCATCTGGTGAAATTCGAAACCGGAAAGGGGATTCGAGAAGTCGTCTGCGGGGCTCCCAATGTCGCTCCCGGAAAAAAGGTGCCTTTCGCTCCCATCGGCACGACATTTCCCGGAGGATTTACTCTCACTCCAAAAAAAATACGTGGCGTTATGTCCGAAGGGATGCTTTGCAGCGAAACGGAACTCTCCATCGGCAGCGATGACAGCGGCCTGGCCGAACTGCCTGAAGATGCCGTTATCGGCGAGACTATGCTCGATCATCTGGGCAGAAGAAGAGATATCCTGCTGGATATAGATAATAAATCCCTGACTCATCGCCCCGATCTGTGGGGCCACTATGGTATGGCCCGGGAGTTCGCCGCTGTTTTCGGTCAGGATTTGAAAAAGCCTTACGGCGAAGCCTGGGAAAAAGAGCTTACCTCCAAATTCACTGAAGAGAATTCTCCTGTAACCATTGAAGTCGATGCCGATTCAGCCTGTCTGGGATTTTCGGGAATCGCTGTTGACGGCGTCACTGTTCAGGACAGTCCACGGTGGATGAAGGACAGACTGGAAGCCTGCGGACTCAGAGCTATCAATAACATAGTGGATATTTCAAACTACGTTATGCTTGAACTGGGGCACCCCCTTCATATGTTCGACCGCGATACGATCAAGGGCGGAAAGATTATTGTCCGCCGCGCCGGCGATAGAGATAAGACATTTACGACACTCGATGAAGTTGAAAGAGAGTTGAATCCTGCGGACACTCTGGTTTGCGACACCGAAGGTCCCTCCAGTATCGCCGGAATTATGGGCGGTCTGGACAGCGGGGTCAAAGAGACGACCAGCCGCATCTTCATTGAAGTGGCCAACTGGGTGGATTCGGAAGTCCGGATGACTTCTTCCCGTCTGGGACTCAGAACCGATGCTTCCCAGCGCTATGAGAAATGCCTCGATACCCGTCAGGTGAAACAGACGCTTCTCAGGACCCTGGATCTGGTTCTCCAGCTGTGCCCCGAAGCAAAAGTCGTCGGCGGAATCGTTTCCGATGGAAATAAAGAGGAAAAGGCTCCTCTCGTTCTTGAAATGACTCCTGAGCACATCTGCCGCGTACTCGGGAAAGAACTGGAGACCGGTAAAATCGTTTTGATACTCGAATCACTTGATTTTTCCGTCGAAATGAAAGGCGAATTGCTTTCCATAACCGTTCCTTCCTACAGAGCGACTAAAGACATCGAATGCGATGCCGATATCATCGAAGAGGTGGGGCGTATTATCGGATATGACAATATCGTTCCCGTATCGCCTCTCAATACGATCAGCGCCGTCCGCCTTTCCAATGCCAAGAAGATGGCGCGGAACATTCAGGATTTTCTCGTTCTCCGGGCCCGTGCCCATGAGGTCCTGACTTATCCCATGGTCGGAGCGAAGCTGCTGGAGAAATCCTCCTGGCATCAGATGAATGAAGAGCTGATTCTGGCAAACGCCATGTCTCCCGAATCGGATAGAATGAGGCCGTCTCTCGTTCCTTCGCTTCTCCAGGCAGCGGCGCTCAATCAGAAAACGAACAGTTCCTTCCGGCTTTTTGAAATCGGACGGTCCTATCTCCCCGACGAGAAGAAATTTTCGACTGAGAGAAATCAGGTCGGTCTGGTCTGGTTTTCCAAAAAAGAATCGCCATTTATGGATCTCCTCAACAACCTTGAGGATATGTTCGCTTTTCTCAATCTTAAAGTGAAGATGAGCCGGCCTGATTACAGGGCGGTCAATCCCTATGTCGATCCCGAATGGAAAGGTCTTCATCCCAATGAAACTCTCAATTTTCAGGTTATGGGGAAGGTTTCCGGTTTTATCACTTCGGTACACCCTGTTGTCTGCCGCGATTTTAAAATCAAAGGGAATCTTGTTATCGCCGTACTCGATCTGGCTGATTTTGAAGAAAAGCAGATAAAGGATAAGACCGGATACAAGCCCCTTTCCCGTTTCCCCTCCTCCATATTCGATTGTACTGTCGTGGCCGATGAGAAGGAACCGGTCGCTTCCATCGTTTCGGTTCTCAACAAGCTCAAGCTGAAAGAGCTCGACAGTGTGCGGGTGGTCGATATATACAAAATGGACAACGGCACCAAAGCGGTTACCATCAGAACGACTTTCACCGACAGGGAAAAGACTTTAAGCGGCGAATTTATTTCTTCTGCGGAACAGAGTGTAATGGAAACTCTCGAAAAAGGCGGTTTCCCGCTCAAACAGTGA
- a CDS encoding NlpC/P60 family protein yields the protein MKLILSDWNTRGRNLNKLLTSLSALLFFSCASAPQTGEAPLPEDLSSSGDVLSETQAKVVEGSYWALGKSQLKVRDKVFNLDCSGTVMAVYYYAGIDLSRDFGKYTGGGTERIFKYLEESDLLYDTEMPVPGDIIFWDNTYDKNGDGVRNDELTHMGIVVKIDEDGTVTYLHEHYKKGIILEKMNLKFPDDMEKNSAMRMKGTGMNGGWLSSHLYRILAMGYELDE from the coding sequence TTGAAACTTATTTTATCGGATTGGAATACAAGGGGACGGAATCTGAATAAATTACTAACATCTCTTTCAGCGTTACTTTTTTTTTCCTGCGCCTCAGCCCCGCAAACGGGAGAAGCTCCCCTGCCTGAGGATTTATCTTCGAGCGGGGATGTTCTGAGCGAAACCCAGGCGAAAGTCGTGGAAGGATCATACTGGGCCCTGGGAAAAAGCCAGCTTAAGGTCAGGGACAAAGTATTCAATCTCGACTGTTCCGGCACGGTCATGGCTGTATATTATTATGCGGGAATCGACCTGTCCCGCGATTTCGGAAAATATACAGGAGGGGGAACAGAGCGGATCTTTAAATATCTTGAAGAAAGCGATCTTCTCTACGACACGGAAATGCCTGTTCCCGGAGATATTATCTTCTGGGATAATACATATGATAAAAACGGAGACGGCGTTCGCAACGACGAACTGACTCATATGGGCATTGTCGTCAAGATCGATGAAGACGGAACGGTTACCTATCTTCATGAACATTATAAGAAGGGAATTATTCTTGAGAAGATGAACCTCAAATTCCCCGATGATATGGAAAAGAACTCGGCTATGAGAATGAAAGGGACGGGAATGAACGGCGGTTGGCTGTCCAGTCACCTTTATCGGATTCTGGCCATGGGATATGAACTAGACGAGTAA
- the pheS gene encoding phenylalanine--tRNA ligase subunit alpha has product MLQKLEELIVEFRSAIGEVDKKASLFDLKAEYLGKKGKLNLILKSLKDAAPEDRKELGIRSNNYKIEIQDSIDKKLAQLEIDEINEKLEKNWQDITLRDSVRDLGMNSAGYHPVTIIQREIEDIFLSMGFDILDGPHIEDEFHNFEALNIPATHPARDMQDTFWFKDMEHLLRTHTSTIQVRGMEAHKPPFKFVGPGKVFRSEALDASHEAVFHQLEGMMVGENISVSNLIFFMKTLLSEIFKKDVNVRLRPGFFPFVEPGFELDIECLICGGKGCSVCKQTGWVELLPCGMTHPNVLKAGGVDTDKYNGFAFGLGLDRLVMMRYGIDDIRHLHSGNLAFASQFKAY; this is encoded by the coding sequence ATGCTGCAGAAACTGGAAGAGCTGATCGTTGAGTTCAGATCGGCAATCGGAGAGGTGGACAAAAAAGCGTCTCTTTTCGATCTCAAGGCGGAGTATCTCGGGAAAAAAGGTAAGCTGAATCTGATTCTTAAAAGTCTGAAAGACGCTGCCCCCGAAGATCGGAAGGAACTGGGTATCCGTTCCAACAATTACAAAATCGAAATTCAGGATTCCATCGATAAAAAGCTGGCTCAGCTGGAAATTGATGAGATTAATGAAAAGCTCGAAAAAAACTGGCAGGACATCACATTGCGGGACTCGGTTCGCGATCTTGGAATGAACAGCGCCGGTTATCATCCTGTAACGATTATTCAGAGGGAAATTGAAGATATCTTCCTGTCCATGGGATTCGATATTCTTGACGGACCCCATATAGAGGATGAATTTCACAACTTCGAGGCTCTCAATATTCCGGCGACTCATCCCGCCCGAGATATGCAGGACACCTTCTGGTTTAAGGATATGGAACATCTGCTCAGGACTCATACGTCGACGATTCAGGTCCGTGGAATGGAAGCTCACAAGCCTCCCTTTAAATTTGTCGGTCCCGGTAAAGTTTTCCGGAGCGAGGCTCTCGACGCGTCTCATGAAGCGGTTTTCCATCAGCTCGAAGGAATGATGGTAGGAGAAAATATCTCCGTTTCCAATCTCATCTTCTTTATGAAGACCCTTCTCAGCGAGATTTTTAAAAAAGATGTCAATGTCCGTCTCAGACCGGGATTTTTTCCTTTTGTCGAGCCGGGATTCGAGCTCGATATCGAGTGCCTTATCTGCGGAGGAAAAGGCTGTTCCGTCTGTAAGCAGACGGGATGGGTGGAACTGCTCCCCTGCGGAATGACTCACCCCAATGTTCTGAAAGCCGGCGGCGTCGACACGGATAAATACAACGGGTTCGCCTTCGGACTGGGGCTGGACAGGCTGGTTATGATGCGCTACGGAATTGATGATATCCGTCATCTCCACAGCGGAAATCTGGCTTTCGCCTCTCAGTTCAAAGCGTATTAA
- a CDS encoding RlmE family RNA methyltransferase, whose amino-acid sequence MAKREKPDFYAEKARKEGYPARSVYKLEEIQKKFNIIRPGYKIIDVGASPGSWTMYALQQTKGQGLVVGADLKPMGLKKSYPNFFFMQGDIFEEETIGFLAEKGPYDTILSDAAPSTTGNRTIDTGRSYSLVERIIGLADPLLKKGGSMVVKIFQGGDEKDLLEYMRTLFASVKILKPKAVRKESFETYFIGLEYKGTESE is encoded by the coding sequence ATGGCAAAAAGAGAAAAACCGGACTTTTACGCGGAAAAGGCCAGAAAAGAGGGCTATCCGGCGCGATCCGTATACAAGCTCGAAGAAATACAGAAAAAATTCAATATCATTCGGCCCGGGTATAAGATCATAGATGTGGGGGCTTCCCCGGGAAGCTGGACCATGTATGCTCTTCAGCAGACAAAAGGACAGGGGCTTGTTGTCGGAGCCGACCTGAAACCCATGGGTCTGAAAAAGAGTTATCCCAATTTCTTTTTTATGCAGGGCGATATTTTCGAAGAGGAAACCATCGGCTTTCTCGCGGAAAAAGGGCCCTACGATACGATCCTCAGTGATGCGGCACCCTCCACAACGGGAAACAGAACGATCGATACAGGACGCTCCTATTCTTTGGTGGAACGGATAATCGGGCTCGCTGATCCTCTTCTAAAAAAAGGAGGATCCATGGTCGTGAAGATTTTTCAGGGCGGAGATGAAAAAGATCTGTTAGAATATATGAGAACCCTTTTCGCTTCAGTAAAAATACTGAAACCGAAAGCTGTGAGGAAGGAGTCTTTTGAAACTTATTTTATCGGATTGGAATACAAGGGGACGGAATCTGAATAA
- a CDS encoding rhomboid family intramembrane serine protease — MFKEQKGIRKPYPYRNLNIAFILIAINVFVYFINMVVPRSAAYLALNPGTFLYYRFYWTPVTYMFTHGGMSHIIYNMLGLFFFGPQLERRMGSWEFLSFYMVTGVLSGIFSLVVYLVLGQNVFLIGASGAIFGILLAYAVYYPNAVVYLFFVIPIRTKILVPLFAALELAQEIFSINGGIGHLTHLAGFGVAFLYFIVRLGINPVTSFRDSGQSPWQ, encoded by the coding sequence ATGTTTAAAGAACAGAAGGGGATCAGAAAACCCTATCCTTACAGAAACCTCAATATCGCTTTTATTCTTATCGCGATCAACGTATTCGTATACTTTATAAATATGGTTGTTCCCAGGAGCGCCGCTTATCTGGCTCTAAATCCCGGGACATTTCTCTACTACCGTTTTTACTGGACGCCGGTAACCTATATGTTCACTCACGGGGGAATGAGCCACATTATCTACAATATGCTGGGCCTCTTTTTCTTCGGGCCCCAGCTTGAAAGGCGGATGGGCAGCTGGGAATTCCTCTCTTTTTATATGGTGACCGGAGTTCTGTCGGGGATCTTTTCACTGGTAGTATATCTTGTGCTGGGACAGAATGTTTTTCTGATCGGCGCGTCGGGAGCCATTTTCGGAATCCTTTTAGCCTATGCCGTCTACTATCCCAATGCTGTTGTCTATCTCTTTTTCGTTATTCCTATCAGAACCAAAATCCTCGTCCCTCTCTTTGCCGCGCTGGAACTGGCTCAGGAGATTTTCAGCATTAACGGCGGAATCGGCCATCTGACCCATCTGGCGGGATTCGGTGTGGCTTTTCTCTATTTTATAGTCCGGCTGGGGATCAATCCCGTAACATCTTTCCGCGATTCAGGACAATCGCCCTGGCAGTAA
- a CDS encoding DUF4230 domain-containing protein has product MKFKAIVLPVLFTLILAAVTFLLTDRFVVGVSLPRFSLFSRKSESAYTVAEEIGDLYILNTTEYRLKLIFPYDFVDRDLSWWAVKEMYERGIEGDENQEELKRIYKACLDGGFDPAIDVYEFIILNAVVKAGINISGTVFENPSLYPEESLSSYMKVAGEGEKRVVDIHLPAAEITDLYIDDRKPSSDSFPDARITPARWRDLVDFLQPRIRDKVIELGILDDADKNNRELISKILKDSGFSEVNFRERKL; this is encoded by the coding sequence GTGAAGTTTAAAGCTATTGTCCTACCCGTTCTATTTACGTTGATTCTCGCAGCCGTCACTTTTCTTCTCACCGATAGATTTGTCGTCGGTGTATCGCTGCCCCGCTTTTCTCTATTCAGCCGGAAGAGTGAATCTGCCTACACTGTCGCTGAAGAAATAGGCGATCTATACATTCTCAACACGACGGAATACAGGCTCAAGCTCATATTTCCCTATGATTTTGTCGATCGGGACTTAAGCTGGTGGGCCGTGAAAGAAATGTACGAGCGGGGGATTGAAGGTGATGAGAACCAGGAGGAGCTGAAGAGAATTTACAAGGCTTGTCTGGACGGGGGATTTGATCCCGCAATCGATGTTTATGAATTTATTATTCTCAATGCTGTTGTCAAAGCCGGGATAAATATTTCAGGAACGGTTTTCGAAAATCCCTCTCTTTATCCGGAAGAATCCCTATCCTCTTATATGAAAGTCGCAGGAGAAGGGGAAAAGAGAGTTGTTGACATTCATCTTCCCGCGGCAGAGATAACCGATTTGTATATTGATGACCGGAAACCCTCATCGGACAGTTTTCCCGATGCCAGGATAACGCCGGCCCGCTGGAGAGATCTTGTGGATTTTCTTCAGCCGAGAATCAGAGATAAAGTCATCGAACTTGGTATTCTTGATGACGCCGATAAAAATAACCGGGAGCTTATCAGCAAGATACTCAAGGACAGCGGATTCTCCGAGGTGAATTTCAGGGAGAGGAAATTATGA
- a CDS encoding DUF4230 domain-containing protein, with the protein MRKKETSPFYYFLLFSLPVIALVILLTLEFRDRRIEEAGNQIRNLKELVTARQIYRNVIYTEVKENLIVDKRSLFTINYVVTAGVDLSSGFSLKTDDNRIVVTYPYPRIFSIDADESSIDEYFALERFGRIKQSDYLDTVFDEKERIRREAVESELLERADRNLQSLISGILRDRGISDIRFEPSGKGGGGEV; encoded by the coding sequence ATGCGTAAAAAGGAAACGTCTCCCTTTTATTATTTCCTTCTCTTTTCCCTGCCTGTCATCGCTCTGGTTATTCTTTTGACATTGGAATTCCGGGACAGGAGAATAGAAGAAGCGGGAAACCAGATTCGCAATCTGAAAGAACTTGTAACAGCCCGGCAGATTTACAGAAATGTGATTTATACGGAAGTGAAAGAGAACCTTATTGTTGATAAGCGATCGCTTTTTACCATTAATTACGTTGTAACGGCCGGGGTGGATCTTTCCAGCGGCTTTTCCCTTAAAACCGATGACAATCGTATTGTTGTCACCTACCCCTATCCGCGGATATTCAGTATCGACGCCGATGAGAGTTCCATAGATGAGTATTTTGCTCTTGAACGGTTCGGCAGGATCAAACAGAGTGATTACCTCGATACGGTATTCGACGAAAAGGAACGAATCCGCCGCGAAGCTGTTGAGTCGGAACTGCTCGAAAGGGCCGATAGAAATCTTCAAAGCCTGATTTCCGGAATTCTGAGAGATCGCGGTATCAGTGATATACGTTTCGAACCTTCGGGAAAAGGGGGCGGCGGTGAAGTTTAA
- a CDS encoding LB_289 family protein, which yields MKSTDIERRNRDLKRAQKKQEMLDRKTSREQRSVGDFINAFVELFFYDGERIYNLDMSDDILFLLEEMKDEQPEKQWDNILTKAVKKTKVKEKDDAIAKLKEIGEIE from the coding sequence ATGAAAAGTACAGACATTGAAAGAAGAAACAGAGACCTGAAAAGAGCCCAGAAAAAACAGGAAATGCTCGATCGCAAAACTTCCCGAGAACAGAGAAGCGTGGGCGATTTTATCAATGCATTTGTAGAACTCTTTTTCTATGACGGAGAGAGAATCTATAACCTCGATATGAGCGATGACATTCTGTTCCTGCTTGAAGAGATGAAAGATGAGCAGCCGGAGAAACAGTGGGACAATATCTTGACGAAAGCCGTTAAGAAGACGAAAGTCAAAGAAAAAGATGACGCCATAGCCAAGCTCAAGGAAATCGGTGAGATTGAATAA
- a CDS encoding polyprenyl synthetase family protein, with the protein MNHYKDRLEKIEDALYRTMPEKSSRNWIEKVAGDVSEGLDEPTADRFNAPGLELLGRGGKRWRPLVMVLMAEAAGGSEEVYRLTPLVELPHNGSLIVDDIEDKSEERRGGKSVHIIHGDDISINAGNLMYFLPSYLIDESSLAPEGKFRLYSAYSRAMRRLHFGQGMDIQWHNDHDYIPTEVEYLQMTRFKTGCLSSLAANLAVIEAGGSKELEKKAGQIWEDIGVGFQILDDVMNLKKGNPGKMRGDDIVEGKKSLPMILHCEAVPESIEPMKVLFEKAAGDDESAAVEAVAEAISMIEGSGSLEKAGIMGLEVLNKAKAELKELFPGKEAVRLMIEVVDGFIEKML; encoded by the coding sequence ATGAACCATTATAAGGACAGATTGGAAAAGATAGAAGATGCTCTTTACCGCACCATGCCTGAAAAGAGCAGCCGCAACTGGATAGAGAAGGTTGCCGGAGATGTTAGCGAAGGCCTTGATGAACCGACCGCCGACCGGTTCAATGCGCCCGGGCTGGAACTTCTCGGCCGGGGAGGAAAGAGGTGGCGGCCTCTGGTTATGGTTCTCATGGCTGAAGCCGCAGGCGGTTCCGAAGAGGTTTACAGGTTGACTCCTCTGGTGGAGCTTCCCCATAACGGAAGCCTGATAGTCGATGATATCGAGGATAAATCGGAAGAGAGGCGGGGCGGAAAATCGGTCCACATCATTCACGGCGATGATATTTCCATCAATGCGGGAAACCTGATGTATTTTCTCCCCTCATATCTGATTGATGAGAGTTCGCTGGCTCCTGAAGGAAAATTCCGCCTATACAGTGCTTATTCCCGAGCTATGAGGCGGCTCCATTTCGGACAGGGAATGGATATTCAGTGGCACAATGATCACGATTATATTCCGACTGAAGTGGAGTATCTTCAGATGACCCGTTTCAAAACGGGATGTCTTTCCTCTCTGGCGGCCAACCTGGCGGTTATCGAAGCGGGCGGTTCAAAAGAGCTGGAAAAAAAGGCCGGGCAGATCTGGGAGGATATCGGCGTCGGATTCCAGATTCTCGACGATGTTATGAATCTGAAAAAAGGGAATCCCGGTAAAATGCGGGGCGACGATATTGTGGAAGGTAAGAAAAGCCTTCCGATGATTCTCCATTGCGAGGCCGTTCCGGAGAGCATCGAACCGATGAAAGTGCTTTTTGAAAAAGCTGCCGGCGATGATGAATCCGCTGCTGTCGAAGCAGTCGCAGAGGCCATTTCCATGATCGAGGGATCCGGATCTCTTGAAAAAGCCGGAATAATGGGTCTGGAGGTTCTCAATAAAGCCAAAGCTGAATTGAAAGAACTCTTTCCCGGAAAAGAGGCTGTCCGATTGATGATCGAAGTCGTGGATGGCTTTATCGAAAAAATGTTGTAA